GTAAGATGTTAAGATAATTGCAAGTTTGTTGACCAAAAAAAGAAAGAATTGCAAGTTTGTTTCTTTTTTGTATAATATATCTATAATGTATATTCAATACCTTTTTATCAACTATTATATTTATATAAATTGAAAAAGACATACAAAATACATAGAATTATAAAACAGAAAACAAAACTAAAATAATAAAAAGACAATTAAACAAGAGCAGATTAACGCTCTAAATTTTAGAACTTCTTTTTTGTTGTATAACATTGGCCAAATCCCAAGTCCGCTTCATTTCTTTGTTTATTGTATGGACTAGAAAGGTAAATAAAAGCTTCCGTCCTTAGAAACATTCTTCATGCAAAACTCAACTGAAATTAAAAAAAAAAAAAAACTTAACTAAAATTTGAATTTTCCAAAATCCTGAAACATTTTACTGTGCTTACACTTTCTGGCTCATGAACTCTAAAGAGTTGACACATAATTGTAGAGTACTTGGACCATTGGCATCATCACACTTCACAACAGAGGTGCGTACGAGGGAAACCATCCGTTGAAATCACTGTTCTAAAATACGCACAATGCGGTCGTCTAAGCGACATATATACGCTGTACGGGTGCATGAGGTACCGAATTTGGTGGTTCAGTTTATTTATACGGCATAGTCTATTTTTGATATTGTGATTAGTATTAATGAAGAAAATGATTATAATGGACATGTCAAATATTCAAATTACTCTAAAAGTATGCGTGGATTCATTATATGAACTTATGGGCTTGCACGATTTTCATTTTGTTGAAGTAGTTGTATTTTATTGTTCAGTTTTTTTGTTCAACATATTTAAACGTATAATGTAACTCTTTGTTTCACATCTGTTTTTTTTACAAAAATAAAGTCATCTTAGTATATGTTCAGAATACTACTATTTATCGTAGATAAGAAAATAATAAGAACGGTATAAATTTATGATAAAAATATGGATATGCCAATTTACTTACTAAATATTCTATTTTTTCTTTGAAACATTTACCGTATATGCCCCGCATAAACGTCGGCATATACAGCTAAACAGTATACGGTAGTTCACCGTCCGACTAGCTTCTGCCGTGTAACCTAACCAGAGGCTTGGTCCGTCTCTTTTTACTCCACGTGTACATCCATTAATTTCCGTGCCTCTCTCAAAATCTCAACTCTGGTAATAAAAGTCTCACTTGGTCGCTGATTTTTCCTCTCTCTCTCATCAGATCAAGAATCATCAGATCAAGAATGACAAGCGAGGTGAGAGAGAAGAAGATCAAGACCAATGGGATTTGGTTAAACGTGACTGAGAAAGGAGATGAGGGAGAACCTTTAGTTCTGTTACTCCATGGCTTCCCTGAGACATGGTTCTCGTGGCGTCACCAGATCGATTTCCTGTCAAGCCATGGTTACCACGTAGTTGCTCCAGATCTCCGAGGCTACGCTGACTCCGATTCTCCTCCGACCCATGAGTCTTACACTGTGAGCCACCTCGTCGCTGATGTCATCGGTTTGCTCGATCACTACGGCACTGCTCAGGTGAAACTGATCTCTCATCTTATCAAAGATTCCAACGGTTAGATTTAGATCAGTATATGAAAATATTTTACGTTTCTCAATGTTATAGGCTTTTGTGGCTGGACATGACTGGGGAGCCATCATAGGTTGGTCTTTGTGCTTGTTTAGACCAGACAGAGTCAAAGGTTTCGTAAGTCTCTCTGTTCCATATTCTCCAAGAGATCCAAATCTCAAACCTTCGGATTTATTCAAAAGCTTTGGAGATGGGTTATACATCACTCAGTTTCAGGTAATTAAAAAAAAGTATTTTCAAGATTTGTGGTGTTTCTATTGTCATCGTCTGATTCAGTTCCTTGGTTCTGTCTTTACAAGGAACCTGGAAGAGCTGAGGCTGCATTTGCCAAGCATGATTGCTTGACAGTTATGAAAAAGTTCTTGCTAACAACAAGAACAGATTTCTGGGTGGCTCCTCCTAATACAGAGATCATCGATGATCTTGAAGTTCCATCGACGCTTCCAGATTGGATAACTGAAGAAGAGATTCAGGTTTATGCAGACAAGTTTCAAAAGTCTGGGTTCACAGGCCCACTGAATTACTACAGAGCCATGGATCTGTAAGTCTTACTTCCATTGATTCAGTCGAATCCTTTGCTGTTACTTTAAAACAAAGTATTGAAAGTGTGAGGAAATTACAGGAACTGGGAGATATTGGCGCCGTGGCAAGGCTACAAGATTGTTATTCCAACAAAGTTTATCGCAGGAGACAAAGATATGGGAAATGAAGGAGCTAATGGAACGATTAAGTATGTGAAGGGAGAGATGTTCAAGAGTATTGTACCTAATCTTGAGGTTGTTGTTATTGAGGATGGTCATCATTTTATCCAGCAGGAGAAGTCTGAACGAGTCTCACAGGAGATTCTTTCTTTCTTTGACAAGTTGAGAAACATAACAGAGTAATGATCATGCCATTCTATGGCCTTATAAGAAAAACTATGGTGCTAGTATTAAGTACACTAGTGATGTATGTCCAAGAATAATGCCGAGTGAAAATAATGTTTAATAAAGTAAAAGATATATCTATTATTCTCTATGTGCAATACTTGTTTGAAGAAACTTGGAAGGTTTACACATAGGTAAATTTCAAATGAATTATCTTACTCTTTATGTTCATGTGTTTCTTGTTCCATAAGCTTCTCCACATTTTCTTTATTTAGGGTAGAAAGGTTTCTTTTGAATCATGACAATGACAAGCTAGACGCCACATGTAACCTAAACTGGAAGCTGTTGGAATAGACTAAAATCTGAATCATGAGACTGAACCATACTTTGTAAAACAAAATCTACACATATTTAAGTTTTAAGTAGGGGTGGGCATTTCGACTTAAATTCCAATTCGATTTTTTTTGTTCTTTCTTGGTCTTTGATTGAAATTAACCGAAGTTAGTTTGGTTTATATTTGGTTCAGTTTAGTTCAATTTTGTTTATGACTATTCAGTTTAGTCGAGTTGGTTTTTTAGTTTTGTTCTAATTCGGTTACAAAAATATAATTTATAATAATGGCTTATTTTTGCTCAAAAAAATATAATTTATAATAAATAAAAAAAATATTATCTAAGACTAAATTACTAATTTATTCATATTTAAACATAAAGCCAAACGTATAATAAAAACGTAAAAGATGTTATCCAATCATTTTCTATTATTATCTTGGAACTTAATATAAATATCACAAGTACTTTTTCCGTTTTGAAGATAGTTTATGAAATCTTATTCTTTTATTTTATTGTTAGTTGTGTGTCTTATATTTATTTATAAGTAAAATATATAAAAACCATGTTTAGTTGTTTAGGTTAGATAGTTAAATATATCTTAATAGTATTACTATATTTAGTTAGTCTAATTATATAAACTAGGGGTGGGCAAAAAACCCGAACCGAACCGAGAAACCGATGTGTTTTTGTAATTATTTAAATTAAAAATATTAGTAATATCAATATACTAAAATTCTAATACCAAACCACGTATTTTCCATTTTTCATTTATTAACATATATTCTTCTAACCTAATATGTAATCATCAAAATATTTGATTTAAAAAAAATAGAAAACTATGTATTTTTATATTCTTATATAGGTAAACGTGAATGTTAAATCTAAACCTAAAATCTAAAGCAAATTTTATTAAAAACAAAAGTTCTTCTCCATAGCGTCATATGGAAGATGATTCATTGCAGAATTTTTAATAATTATATAAGCACTACAAGAAAACGTGCCAATAACAACGAAGATTTACGACGAAAATGTTCAGGCCGGTACGAGGAGCATTAAAAACTAAAGTTAAAAAAAAATCACGGACGAGGAAATTTACATGGTGTTTACAACGCAGTTACGAGGAGACCAACTTTCGTCGTAAACGCCATGTAAATTTACGATGAAATATGTTCGTCGTAAAATCCATGTAAGTTTACGACGAAAATACGTGGAATGAGAAATACGTCGTAATCGTTACATCGACATTACAACGAAACATGTTACCGTTATACTTAGGTGAAAACGTGTATTCAATGTGCT
This sequence is a window from Brassica oleracea var. oleracea cultivar TO1000 chromosome C1, BOL, whole genome shotgun sequence. Protein-coding genes within it:
- the LOC106341466 gene encoding bifunctional epoxide hydrolase 2-like, which produces MTSEVREKKIKTNGIWLNVTEKGDEGEPLVLLLHGFPETWFSWRHQIDFLSSHGYHVVAPDLRGYADSDSPPTHESYTVSHLVADVIGLLDHYGTAQAFVAGHDWGAIIGWSLCLFRPDRVKGFVSLSVPYSPRDPNLKPSDLFKSFGDGLYITQFQEPGRAEAAFAKHDCLTVMKKFLLTTRTDFWVAPPNTEIIDDLEVPSTLPDWITEEEIQVYADKFQKSGFTGPLNYYRAMDLNWEILAPWQGYKIVIPTKFIAGDKDMGNEGANGTIKYVKGEMFKSIVPNLEVVVIEDGHHFIQQEKSERVSQEILSFFDKLRNITE